One part of the Osmerus mordax isolate fOsmMor3 chromosome 18, fOsmMor3.pri, whole genome shotgun sequence genome encodes these proteins:
- the fkbp14 gene encoding peptidyl-prolyl cis-trans isomerase FKBP14 codes for MLLTLLSWFCTSILIFVSGGKLPEPEVKIEVLSKPFLCHRKSKYGDILLVHHEGYFANGTLFHSSRTQGDKQPVWFTLGIKEVIKGWDKGLQGMCAGEKRSLVIPPALAYGKEGRGKIPPESTLTFTIEVMEIRNGPRSHESFQEMDLNDDWKLSKQEVKEYLRKEFERHGYPANDTHHETMVEDIFTKEDENKDGFISSREFTYKHDEL; via the exons ATGTTGTTGACTTTACTAAGTTGGTTTTGCACATCTATCCTGATCTTTGTTTCTGGAGGAAAACTTCCTGAACCTGAAGTGAAGATCGAAGTCTTGAGTAAACCTTTTCTGTGTCACCGCAAGTCAAAGTATGGGGACATTCTTTTAGTGCATCATGAGGGATATTTCGCAAATGGAACGCTCTTTCATTCCAG tcgAACCCAAGGGGATAAGCAGCCTGTGTGGTTTACGCTGGGCATCAAGGAGGTGATCAAGGGCTGGGATAAAGGCCTTCAGGGGATGTGTGCTGGGGAGAAGAGAAGTCTGGTCATACCTCCAGCTCTGGCCTACGGCAAGGAAGGCAGAG GCAAGATCCCCCCAGAGAGCACGCTGACCTTCACTATCGAGGTGATGGAGATCAGGAACGGGCCCAGGTCACACGAGTCCTTCCAGGAGATGGACCTCAATGATGACTGGAAGCTGTCAAAACaggag GTGAAAGAGTACCTAAGGAAGGAGTTTGAGCGCCATGGCTATCCTGCCAACGATACCCACCACGAAACTATGGTGGAGGACATCTTCACCAAAGAAGACGAGAACAAAGATGGATTCATTTCTTCAAGAGAGTTCACCTACAAACACGATGAACTttaa
- the nup42 gene encoding nucleoporin NUP42, with amino-acid sequence MVVCNFFMQGRCRYGDKCWNEHPSGGNASSGGGGGGSRGGYNNSRPPSNRGGAGGGGFGNRVWVNPSQRSGGNYVQPSSFSRGGDDWGGGGGNNWNTGESGGGRDNVKSTEFSFSSQNRFTALNNASTFDKAGRDRPGDENEKHLETIQNDMEIWETSGQWVFSCYSVLKATISGFRDHSPEELRLEYYNNKDSGDLQGYANGIIQLINQWRSRVQELKTMNATTRVAMLAELNNPVPQATSEGFGSSGTGFGSSTTSFGAGGFGAPAQPQPSSASGFSFAVPSAEFGSSATQAAPTGFGVAAATAVATPPPSGFGSFPASSPPSASGFSFAAPVAEATKAPSTSGFGGSASGFSFSSTANSGGGFGAAAPSTGGNDFGQTSVSSLFGGSATGTVAGTGSAGELTDSLFTSQSELTPEELSEFGAKRFSLGQIPLKPPPANMLVI; translated from the exons ATGGTAGTGTGCAACTTTTTTATGCAAGGCCGGTGTCGGTATGGCGATAAGTGTTGGAATGAGCACCCAAGTGGAGGCAACGCTAgtagtggaggaggtggtggaggaagccGCGGTGGTTACAACAACAGTCGCCCGCCTAGCAACCGAGGTGGAGCCGGTGGCGGAG GATTCGGCAACCGAGTGTGGGTGAACCCTTCCCAGAGGTCTGGGGGAAATTATGTGCAGCCCTCTTCCTTCTCGCGTGGAGGAGATgactggggtggaggaggtggtaaCAACTGGAATACTGGAGAAagcggaggaggaagggataACGTGAAAAGCACAGAGTTCAGTTTTTCTTCTCAAAATAGATTCACAGCTCTAAACAACGCTAGTACCTTTGACAAGGCCGGGAGAGACAGACCTGGGGACGAAAATGAGAAACATCT AGAGACCATCCAGAACGATATGGAAATTTGGGAGACCTCAGGACAGTGGGTTTTCTCCTGTTACTCAGTGCTCAAAGCCACTATCTCAG GGTTCAGAGATCATTCCCCTGAAGAGTTGAGGTTGGAGTATTACAATAACAAAGACTCTGGTGACCTTCAGGGTTAT GCTAATGGCATTATTCAGTTGATCAACCAATGGAGAAGCAGAGTCCAGGAGTTGAAGACTATGAATGCTACAACCCGAGTTGCAATG CTTGCTGAGTTAAACAATCCTGTACCACAAGCAACATCAGAAGGATTTGGGTCATCTGGGACTGGATTTGGGTCTTCAACAACCAGCTTTGGAGCAGGAG GTTTTGGggctccagcccagccccaacccAGCAGTGCCAGCGGCTTCAGCTTTGCTGTTCCAAGCGCTGAGTTTGGCTCATCAGCCACCCAGGCAGCCCCCACTGGGTTCGGCGTTGCTGCAGCTACAGCTGTTGCCACACCACCTCCATCTGGCTTCGGTTCTTTTCCAGCCTCGTCGCCCCCCTCGGCTTCGGGCTTCTCATTCGCTGCCCCTGTAGCTGAAGCCACCAAGGCACCATCTACTTCCGGGTTTGGAGGTTCCGCTTCCGGATTCAGTTTTTCCTCAACTGCCAATAGCGGAGGAGGCTTCGGGGCTGCGGCCCCTTCTACTGGAGGGAATGACTTTGGACAGACAAGTGTAAGTTCTTTGTTTGGAGGGAGCGCTACAGGGACTGTAGCTGGGACAGGCTCTGCTGGGGAGTTAACAGACAGTCTTTTTACCTCCCAGAGTGAACTGACACCAGAGGAGCTGAGTGAGTTTGGGGCAAAGAGGTTCAGTTTGGGACAGATTCCCCTTAAGCCCCCTCCAGCAAACATGCTGGTGATCTGA
- the wipf3 gene encoding WAS/WASL-interacting protein family member 3, with translation MPPPPPPPAPPPPPPPPSAPPPQLRSEPPKLKPSAGGGGGEGRNALLADIQKGARLKKVTQINDRSGPLVDKPKGTVGDVSSTTSGAPQGGSGGLPALGPSLGGLFAGGFPALRPTGKTPVSRSSSSAGMKPLWNPPASPDSGNSPSSSFPSSPSSPSYRPAEKASPARRPSPSSAALPSPSHSKSPSSTGPTSPPVPSEPPPPPPHAFQDRPSNKPPPVPTCPPPPPPSQLTKPTWLPIQHAHHTHQPQPSTPPPPPPPPSMPPSNPPDRSSGIFYPLPPSPTMLQDSRFPMLRDSPLGPPPPPPPPLPASYSPSCASSLPPPPPKMPPVPSPAMRPGVPPLPPSYPCTAPTRRPPAVPNNAAGGRLAPPPAPPARSPSTELSSRTLPPPPPPLPLSIQRNGHLHSLDDFESKFQFHPIEDLPPPDEFKPFPRTYPSKELRVNSSTPGMRTHLR, from the exons atgcctccacctcctcctccacctgcacccccgccacccccccctccacccagtgCTCCCCCTCCACAG TTACGGTCAGAGCCTCCTAAGCTCAAGCCtagtgctggaggtggaggtggagaaggaagaAATGCCCTGTTAGCAGACATTCAAAAAGGAGCAAGGCTCAAGAAAGTCACACAGATCAATGATCGAAGTGGCCCACTTGTTGACA AGCCCAAGGGGACTGTTGGAGATGTGTCATCCACGACTAGTGGTGCCCCCCAGGGGGGCTCAGGAGGACTGCCTGCCCTGGGACCCAGTCTAGGGGGGCTCTTTGCAGGTGGCTTCCCCGCGCTGAGACCAACGGGAAAGACCCCAG tttctCGCTCCAGTTCATCTGCAGGAATGAAGCCTCTGTGGAACCCTCCAGCATCCCCAGACAGCGGCaactccccctcatcctccttcccctcctcaccttcctccccctcctataGGCCGGCTGAGAAAGCAAGCCCTGCCCGTAGGCCCAGCCCCTCATCCGCagcactcccctccccctctcacagcaagtctccctcctccactggcCCAACCTCCCCTCCAGTTCCATCcgagcctcctccccctcccccacacgccTTCCAGGACCGACCCTCCAACAAACCTCCGCCTgtccccacctgccctccccctccacccccatcccagcTCACCAAGCCCACGTGGCTACCCATCCAGCACgcccaccacacccaccagcctcagccctccacccctccgccgccccctcctcccccctctatgCCTCCTTCTAACCCCCCAGACCGGTCCTCTGGGATCTTCTatccccttcctccatcccccaccATGCTCCAAGACTCCAGGTTCCCCATGCTGCGGGACAGCCCCCTCGGACCCCCTccgccacctccccctcctctccctgcgtcGTACAGCCCAAGCTGTGCATCctcactgccccctcccccgcccaagATGCCCCCAGTGCCGTCCCCGGCCATGCGCCCTGGAGTGccaccacttcctccctcctacccctgcACCGCCCCGACTCGACGTCCACCTGCCGTGCCCAATAATGCAG CTGGTGGGCGGTTGGCTCCTCCTCCGGCCCCGCCAGCACGCTCCCCGTCGACTGAGCTGTCCAGCCgcacccttccccctccaccacccccactccctctctccatccagaggAACGGACACCTGCACAGCCTGG ATGACTTTGAGTCGAAGTTTCAGTTTCATCCCATAGAGGACTTGCCTCCTCCTGATGAGTTTAAACCCTTTCCCAGGACCTACCCTAGCAAAGAACTCAGAG TGAACTCCAGCACACCAGGGATGAGGACACACCTTCGATGA
- the LOC136962402 gene encoding proline-rich protein 15 — translation MAERVPWWRAFMVKRKSGARDTSASQPQDQEQDPSHSQTGQASVSQNPFDKTQSPTQHQEKALLNSDTNIFMDETYDDSQLEPVFNEQTCRRHMRVSRSGRFKEKRRARTSLPLDEDNQEMGKEDVR, via the coding sequence ATGGCAGAGAGGGTTCCTTGGTGGAGGGCCTTCATGGTCAAAAGAAAGAGTGGTGCTAGAGATACCTCAGCATCCCAGCCTCAGGACCAAGAACAGGATCCTTCCCACTCCCAGACAGGCCAAGCCTCAGTCTCTCAGAACCCCTTTGACAAAACCCAGTCACCGACCCAACACCAAGAGAAGGCGCTGTTAAACAGCGACACCAACATCTTCATGGACGAGACATACGATGATTCTCAGCTGGAACCGGTGTTTAACGAGCAGACGTGTCGCAGGCACATGAGAGTGTCACGGTCAGGGAGGTTCAAGGAGAAGCGCAGGGCACGCACCAGCCTCCCACTGGATGAAGACAACCAAGAGATGGGGAAAGAAGATGTCCGGTGA